One segment of Chrysiogenia bacterium DNA contains the following:
- a CDS encoding adenylate/guanylate cyclase domain-containing protein — protein MSESPASRENPLSRFFEWVGNPLERSQADRCLFLTLLLWPLLSVGHYVWYQEIMSRPHEATAVWDFTLLVAECLTWIIRGWVVLTLLALALRKVWPDSDFFPFAACTLYALTTSMLCYGWGPTTTYFLGFATIGGLIGGVLIFGWTPTLVSSVLCFGSLIGADVAAYHGVIPYAPVYRTLVAGGAGMVQPDAAWLVRTWIGAIGGCVVSASAFGYIFHRWHRREDDLARAQQQLSHAMDMIRRYVPAQLADQILDGRYSEKERYVRRTLTLFFSDIRGFTETADQLESEKLSELLNEYLTEMSDIAESFGGTIDKFVGDAVVIFFGAPEPMEEKEQALRAVRMALAMQARMGELSKKWYESGIQTPFEIRVGINTGAATVGDFGSEGRMDYTAIGTQVNLAARLESQCTPGKVLISHATWGLVHDEIACTPRGEIQVKGIHYPVKVYEIEADATAPSEDTR, from the coding sequence TTGAGTGAATCTCCAGCGAGCCGGGAAAACCCACTGTCGCGCTTCTTCGAGTGGGTGGGCAATCCCCTCGAGCGAAGCCAGGCCGATCGCTGTCTCTTCCTTACCCTGCTGCTCTGGCCGCTTCTCTCCGTGGGCCACTACGTGTGGTACCAGGAAATCATGTCGCGCCCGCACGAGGCCACCGCGGTCTGGGATTTCACCCTGCTGGTTGCGGAATGTCTGACCTGGATCATCCGCGGCTGGGTTGTGCTCACGTTGCTCGCACTGGCACTGCGCAAGGTCTGGCCCGACAGCGACTTCTTCCCTTTTGCAGCCTGCACTCTCTATGCGCTCACCACATCGATGCTCTGTTATGGGTGGGGACCTACGACCACGTATTTTCTGGGTTTTGCGACGATCGGCGGCCTGATCGGCGGGGTGCTGATCTTCGGGTGGACGCCGACTCTTGTGAGTTCGGTTCTGTGCTTCGGATCGTTGATCGGCGCCGACGTGGCGGCCTATCACGGCGTGATCCCCTATGCGCCGGTATACCGGACGCTCGTTGCCGGCGGCGCGGGTATGGTCCAGCCCGACGCGGCCTGGCTGGTGCGCACGTGGATCGGGGCCATCGGCGGATGCGTCGTCAGCGCCAGCGCCTTCGGTTACATTTTTCACCGCTGGCACCGCCGCGAGGACGACCTGGCGCGCGCCCAGCAGCAGCTCTCCCACGCCATGGACATGATCCGTCGCTACGTGCCCGCGCAGCTTGCCGATCAGATCCTCGATGGTCGTTACAGCGAGAAAGAACGCTACGTGCGCCGCACGCTCACCCTGTTCTTCTCCGACATCCGTGGCTTTACCGAGACGGCCGACCAGCTCGAGTCGGAAAAGCTCTCCGAGCTGCTCAACGAATACCTCACGGAGATGTCCGACATTGCCGAGAGCTTTGGGGGCACGATCGACAAGTTCGTGGGCGACGCGGTGGTCATCTTCTTCGGTGCGCCCGAGCCCATGGAAGAAAAGGAACAGGCGCTGCGCGCAGTGCGCATGGCGCTTGCCATGCAGGCCAGAATGGGGGAGCTCTCGAAGAAATGGTACGAGAGCGGAATCCAGACTCCCTTCGAGATTCGCGTGGGCATCAACACCGGCGCGGCCACGGTCGGCGACTTCGGCTCGGAGGGGCGCATGGACTACACGGCCATTGGGACACAGGTGAACCTGGCCGCGCGGCTCGAATCCCAGTGCACGCCGGGCAAGGTGCTCATCTCCCACGCCACGTGGGGGCTCGTCCATGACGAGATCGCCTGCACCCCGCGCGGCGAGATCCAGGTCAAGGGCATTCACTATCCGGTGAAAGTCTACGAGATCGAGGCCGATGCTACTGCGCCATCGGAAGATACACGCTGA
- a CDS encoding GAF domain-containing protein, whose translation MSASTLRAARAATRSPLDLSDERESETSSELERFHRHQAALFALARSNRDEPRTLDERFDEIVETAARTLEVERVGVWLFSEDRTQIEARAYFRLSAGELSRGATLQAADYPAYFKALETNRLIAAHHAATDPRTCEFTESYLRPNSISAMLDSPIVLEGRIMGVICHEHVGVARRWRIDEQVLAASFADVAALAMADWQRERADQEHRELERKMHEAQRLESVGFLTSKIAHDFNNLLLPISGWADLLLLNPADEDNIHEGAGVIKDAARRASALVKELLRYAEQGAPELERISLCESVQQIASLLRMLVPVIIDLQLDTCGQDLPVMGSRIQLQQIALNLVANSAHAIGENPGTIQVSWRQAGAPLSLPADLSEESQKALTSGPVALLEVRDDGCGMDEQTRRSVFTPFFTTKGSGHGLGLAAVAGIVEAHHGAITCRSTPGQGTTFSVYLPMAQ comes from the coding sequence GTGTCTGCATCAACCCTCAGAGCTGCGCGTGCGGCAACGCGATCGCCCCTCGACCTGAGCGACGAGCGCGAGAGCGAAACCAGCAGCGAACTGGAGCGATTCCATCGCCACCAGGCGGCGCTCTTTGCTCTGGCACGCAGCAACCGCGACGAGCCCCGCACCCTAGACGAGCGATTCGACGAGATCGTTGAAACCGCGGCCCGCACCCTCGAAGTAGAACGCGTGGGTGTCTGGCTGTTTTCCGAAGACCGCACGCAGATCGAGGCACGCGCCTACTTCCGCCTCTCCGCCGGGGAACTCTCCCGCGGGGCGACCCTGCAGGCGGCCGACTACCCCGCCTACTTCAAGGCCCTGGAGACCAACCGGCTCATCGCCGCCCACCACGCGGCGACCGACCCGCGCACCTGCGAGTTTACTGAGAGTTACCTGCGCCCCAATTCGATCAGCGCCATGCTGGATTCCCCCATCGTTCTGGAAGGAAGGATCATGGGAGTCATCTGCCACGAACACGTGGGTGTGGCCCGCCGCTGGCGCATTGACGAGCAGGTACTCGCCGCGTCCTTTGCCGACGTGGCCGCGCTGGCCATGGCAGACTGGCAGCGCGAGCGCGCCGACCAGGAGCACCGAGAGCTCGAACGCAAGATGCACGAAGCGCAGCGCCTCGAGAGCGTGGGCTTTCTCACCAGCAAGATCGCGCACGATTTCAACAACCTGCTGCTTCCCATTTCAGGCTGGGCGGATCTGCTTCTTCTCAACCCCGCAGACGAGGACAACATTCACGAAGGCGCCGGCGTCATCAAGGATGCCGCGCGCCGGGCCAGCGCGCTGGTCAAGGAACTGCTGCGCTACGCCGAGCAGGGCGCGCCCGAATTGGAGCGCATCTCCCTGTGCGAGAGCGTGCAGCAGATCGCCTCGCTGCTGCGGATGCTGGTGCCGGTGATCATCGACCTGCAACTCGACACCTGCGGGCAGGATTTGCCCGTCATGGGCAGTCGAATCCAGCTCCAGCAGATTGCGCTGAACCTGGTGGCCAACTCCGCCCATGCCATCGGCGAGAATCCGGGCACGATCCAGGTTTCCTGGCGTCAGGCAGGCGCTCCGCTGAGTCTGCCCGCCGATCTCTCCGAGGAGTCACAAAAGGCGCTCACCAGCGGCCCGGTGGCCCTGCTCGAAGTGCGCGACGATGGATGCGGGATGGACGAGCAGACGCGCCGTTCGGTGTTCACGCCGTTCTTTACGACCAAGGGAAGCGGCCACGGGCTGGGCCTTGCCGCCGTCGCCGGCATCGTCGAAGCCCACCACGGCGCCATTACGTGTCGCAGCACGCCCGGACAGGGCACGACCTTCAGCGTGTATCTTCCGATGGCGCAGTAG